In Virgibacillus proomii, a single window of DNA contains:
- a CDS encoding pro-sigmaK processing inhibitor BofA family protein: MSSTLVISIMVGLIILLLLVGTPIKFMRIIGQTTVKLGIGILFLFFINVFGGAIGLHIPINLFTAVIAGFLGIFGLASLSAIHLFILP; this comes from the coding sequence TTGAGTTCAACATTAGTTATTTCCATTATGGTAGGGTTAATTATACTGTTACTGTTAGTCGGCACCCCGATTAAGTTTATGCGTATCATTGGACAGACGACGGTAAAATTGGGAATAGGAATTTTATTTTTATTTTTTATCAATGTTTTTGGAGGAGCAATTGGATTACATATTCCTATTAATTTGTTTACAGCGGTCATTGCCGGATTTCTGGGTATATTTGGGCTTGCTTCGTTATCCGCGATTCATTTGTTTATTCTTCCATAA
- a CDS encoding sigma factor G inhibitor Gin yields the protein MKQRTIYERCGICEEEKKDGIHLYTLFICCECEHNMIHTEPREEKYNYYLRKLKNISKPKLYS from the coding sequence ATGAAGCAGCGTACTATCTATGAGCGTTGTGGTATTTGTGAAGAGGAAAAGAAGGATGGAATTCATCTCTACACATTATTTATTTGTTGTGAATGTGAGCATAATATGATCCATACGGAGCCGAGAGAAGAAAAGTATAACTATTATTTACGTAAACTAAAAAATATCTCTAAACCGAAGCTATATTCCTAG